From a region of the Kaistia sp. 32K genome:
- a CDS encoding Gfo/Idh/MocA family protein has translation MKSFGIGLIGTGYMGKCHALAWNAVAPTFGDVARPRLVHLGEVNETVAIRKAAELGFARASGDWRAVVADPEVDVVSITTPNEFHAEMAIAALDAGKHVWCEKPMATSEADARAMLEAARRSGKVAALGYNYIQNPAIRHLKALLDEGAIGAVSHVRLEMDEDFMADGGAPFGWKSDRRSGYGALDDFAVHPLSLLTTLLGPVARVVSDMAKPFAERPLTDGGSRAVETHDIANVLFRLASGVSGSLLVNRSAWGRKGRIALQIFGSEGSILYDQERMNELQLYRVEGPMAGQGFRTILTGTAHPPYERFVPAPGHGLGFNDLKVIEARELIRRIEDGKAHLVEFEAGFGIEKTVHAMARSFETGGWVDIEP, from the coding sequence ATGAAATCTTTCGGCATCGGGCTGATCGGCACCGGCTACATGGGCAAGTGCCATGCGCTCGCCTGGAACGCGGTCGCGCCGACCTTCGGCGATGTGGCGCGGCCAAGGCTGGTGCATCTCGGCGAAGTCAACGAGACCGTCGCTATTCGGAAGGCGGCCGAGCTCGGCTTCGCCCGCGCCTCGGGCGACTGGCGGGCCGTCGTCGCGGATCCCGAGGTCGATGTCGTCTCGATCACGACGCCGAACGAATTTCATGCCGAGATGGCGATCGCGGCGCTCGACGCGGGCAAGCATGTCTGGTGCGAGAAGCCGATGGCGACGTCCGAGGCGGATGCCCGCGCCATGCTGGAGGCGGCACGACGGTCCGGCAAGGTCGCGGCGCTCGGCTACAACTACATCCAGAACCCGGCCATCCGCCATCTGAAGGCGCTGCTCGACGAGGGCGCCATCGGGGCCGTCAGCCATGTGCGGCTGGAAATGGACGAGGATTTCATGGCCGATGGCGGCGCGCCGTTCGGCTGGAAGAGCGATCGTCGTTCCGGCTATGGCGCGCTCGACGATTTCGCCGTGCATCCGCTGTCGCTCCTGACGACGTTGCTCGGGCCGGTGGCGCGCGTCGTCAGTGACATGGCGAAGCCCTTTGCCGAGCGTCCGCTTACCGATGGCGGCAGCCGCGCGGTCGAGACGCACGATATCGCCAATGTGCTGTTCCGGCTGGCGAGCGGCGTCTCGGGCAGCCTGCTGGTCAATCGCTCGGCCTGGGGACGCAAGGGCCGGATCGCGTTGCAGATCTTCGGCTCCGAGGGCTCGATCCTCTATGACCAGGAGCGGATGAACGAGCTGCAGCTCTATCGGGTCGAGGGGCCGATGGCGGGGCAGGGCTTCCGCACCATCCTGACCGGCACCGCGCATCCGCCCTATGAGCGCTTCGTCCCGGCGCCCGGCCATGGGCTCGGCTTCAACGATCTGAAGGTGATCGAGGCGCGCGAGCTGATCCGGCGAATCGAGGACGGCAAGGCGCATCTGGTGGAATTCGAGGCGGGCTTCGGCATAGAGAAAACCGTTCATGCCATGGCGCGCTCGTTCGAGACGGGCGGTTGGGTGGATATCGAGCCTTGA
- the iolC gene encoding 5-dehydro-2-deoxygluconokinase, which produces MTEVPRAASAARPLDVITIGRSSVDLYGQQIFSRLEDITSFAKSVGGCPSNIAIGTARLGLKSAVITRVGDEQMGRFIREQMQREGVDTRGIATDPERLTALVLLAVEDEGVSPMIFYRTDCADMALSEGDIDEDFIASASAIVVTGTHFSRENSDAAQRKAIRIARANGGKVVFDIDYRPNLWGLAGHGEGFARYVKSDRVSEQLKSILPDCDLIVGTEEEIRIASGADDVLGALRAIRLLSAATIVLKRGAMGCIVYDGAIPDDIEQGIVGEGFPIEIYNVLGAGDAFMSGFLRGWLRDEPLATCATWANACGAFAVSRLLCSPEYPSWTELSYFLEHGSRHRALRQDADINHLHWATTRRAQPDGLMALAIDHRAQLEAVADKLQVPREKIAGLKALAVDAAARVAKGRPGFGMLLDTTYGQKAFPRAAEQGFWIGRPVEKPGSRPLDFDQLPDLGSHLAEWPIGHTIKCLCFYHPDDSDELKARQERELLRVADAARTVGRELLVEIIAGKNGPLTDTTVSSILARLYELGIKPDWWKLEPQTSPAAWRAIEAVITANDPLCRGIVLLGLEAPEAELVAAFRTAAAIPLVKGFAVGRTIFAEAAEQWLSGRIDDEAAIADMSTRFAKLVAAWEAARQTEAA; this is translated from the coding sequence ATGACCGAGGTCCCGCGCGCCGCCTCGGCGGCCCGGCCGCTCGACGTGATCACCATCGGGCGGTCGTCCGTCGACCTCTACGGCCAGCAGATCTTCTCCCGCCTCGAAGACATCACCTCCTTCGCCAAGTCGGTCGGCGGCTGCCCGTCCAACATCGCCATCGGCACCGCCCGGCTCGGCCTGAAGTCGGCCGTCATCACCCGCGTCGGCGACGAGCAGATGGGCCGCTTCATCCGCGAGCAGATGCAGCGCGAGGGCGTCGACACGCGCGGCATCGCCACCGACCCCGAGCGGCTGACGGCGCTGGTGCTGCTCGCCGTTGAGGACGAGGGCGTCTCGCCGATGATCTTCTACCGCACCGACTGCGCCGACATGGCGCTGTCGGAGGGCGACATCGACGAAGATTTCATCGCCTCCGCCTCGGCGATCGTCGTCACCGGCACGCATTTCTCGCGTGAGAACAGCGACGCGGCGCAGCGCAAGGCGATCCGCATCGCCCGGGCGAATGGCGGCAAGGTCGTGTTCGACATCGACTACCGGCCCAATCTCTGGGGCCTCGCCGGCCATGGCGAGGGCTTCGCCCGCTACGTGAAGTCCGACCGCGTGTCGGAGCAGCTGAAATCGATCCTGCCGGATTGCGACCTGATCGTCGGCACCGAGGAGGAGATCCGCATCGCCTCCGGCGCCGACGACGTGCTCGGCGCGCTCCGGGCGATCCGCCTGCTCTCCGCCGCCACCATCGTGCTGAAGCGCGGTGCCATGGGCTGCATCGTCTATGACGGTGCGATTCCCGACGACATCGAGCAGGGCATCGTCGGCGAGGGTTTCCCGATCGAGATCTACAACGTGCTCGGCGCCGGCGACGCCTTCATGTCGGGCTTCCTGCGCGGCTGGCTCCGCGACGAGCCGCTCGCGACCTGCGCCACATGGGCCAATGCCTGCGGCGCCTTCGCCGTGTCGCGGCTGCTCTGCTCGCCCGAATATCCGAGCTGGACGGAGCTTTCCTATTTCCTCGAGCACGGCAGCCGCCACCGGGCGCTGCGCCAGGATGCTGACATCAACCATCTGCACTGGGCGACGACGCGGCGCGCCCAGCCGGACGGCCTGATGGCGCTGGCGATCGACCATCGCGCCCAGCTCGAGGCGGTCGCCGACAAGCTCCAGGTGCCGCGCGAAAAAATCGCCGGCCTGAAGGCGCTCGCCGTCGACGCCGCCGCCCGCGTCGCCAAGGGACGGCCGGGCTTCGGCATGCTGCTCGACACGACCTATGGCCAAAAGGCGTTTCCGCGCGCCGCCGAACAGGGCTTCTGGATCGGCCGTCCGGTCGAGAAACCGGGCTCGCGCCCACTCGATTTCGACCAGCTGCCCGATCTCGGCAGCCATCTCGCCGAATGGCCGATCGGCCACACGATCAAGTGCCTCTGCTTCTACCATCCCGACGACAGCGACGAGCTGAAGGCACGGCAGGAGCGTGAATTGCTGCGCGTCGCCGACGCAGCGCGCACCGTCGGTCGCGAACTGCTGGTCGAGATCATCGCCGGCAAGAACGGGCCGCTCACCGACACCACTGTCTCGTCGATCCTCGCCCGCCTCTACGAGCTCGGCATCAAGCCGGACTGGTGGAAGCTGGAGCCGCAGACGAGTCCGGCCGCCTGGCGCGCCATCGAGGCGGTGATCACGGCGAACGACCCGCTCTGCCGGGGCATCGTCCTGCTCGGGCTGGAGGCGCCGGAGGCCGAGTTGGTCGCCGCCTTCCGCACCGCCGCCGCCATCCCGCTGGTCAAGGGTTTCGCGGTCGGCCGCACGATCTTCGCCGAGGCCGCGGAACAGTGGCTCTCCGGCCGGATCGACGACGAGGCGGCGATCGCCGACATGTCGACCCGTTTCGCCAAGCTCGTCGCCGCCTGGGAGGCGGCGCGGCAGACGGAGGCGGCGTAG
- the mbfA gene encoding iron exporter MbfA codes for MALAIGAEEEDARRYRDMAERLAPDFPGSARVFDAMAIEEDRHRRLLIDLFKEKFGDHIPLVRRDDVRGFVRHAPVWSMRNISVDGFRLDAATMELEAQRLYLKAAERATDPDVRKLLGDLAAMEAQHERRVEELEAEHLRESVRTEEDATRRRMFVMQVVQPGLAGLIDGSVSTLAPIFAAAFATQNSFSAFLVGLAASIGAGISMGLTEALSDDGVITGRGHPWLRGVVCGVMTAVGGLGHTLPFLIPHFWTATVVAGIVVLAELVAIAWIRWRYMDTKFHSAIGQVVLGGLLVLAAGIFIGSA; via the coding sequence ATGGCCCTGGCGATCGGCGCCGAGGAGGAGGATGCGCGGCGCTATCGCGACATGGCCGAGCGGCTCGCGCCGGATTTCCCCGGCTCCGCACGGGTTTTCGACGCGATGGCGATCGAGGAGGACCGGCACCGCCGTCTACTGATCGACCTCTTCAAGGAGAAGTTCGGCGATCACATTCCGCTCGTCCGGCGCGACGACGTGCGCGGCTTCGTCCGTCATGCCCCGGTCTGGTCGATGCGGAACATCTCCGTCGATGGCTTCCGGCTCGATGCCGCGACGATGGAGCTCGAGGCGCAGCGCCTGTATCTGAAGGCGGCGGAGCGGGCGACGGATCCGGATGTCCGCAAGCTGCTCGGCGACCTCGCCGCCATGGAGGCGCAGCACGAGCGCAGGGTCGAGGAACTCGAGGCCGAGCATCTGCGCGAGAGCGTCCGCACCGAGGAGGACGCGACCCGGCGGCGGATGTTCGTCATGCAGGTCGTGCAGCCGGGCCTCGCCGGCCTGATCGACGGCTCGGTCTCGACGCTAGCGCCGATCTTCGCCGCCGCCTTCGCCACGCAGAATTCCTTCAGCGCCTTCCTTGTCGGCCTGGCCGCTTCGATCGGCGCCGGCATTTCCATGGGGCTGACGGAAGCGCTCTCCGACGACGGCGTGATCACCGGGCGCGGCCATCCCTGGCTGCGCGGCGTCGTCTGCGGCGTGATGACGGCGGTGGGCGGCCTCGGCCACACGCTGCCCTTCCTCATTCCGCATTTCTGGACGGCGACGGTGGTGGCGGGAATCGTCGTGCTCGCCGAACTGGTCGCCATCGCCTGGATTCGCTGGCGCTACATGGACACGAAGTTCCATTCCGCCATCGGACAGGTCGTTCTGGGCGGTCTTCTCGTGCTCGCGGCGGGTATCTTCATCGGAAGCGCGTGA
- a CDS encoding sugar ABC transporter substrate-binding protein — protein sequence MKLKFKAMLAATALAVSAVAAHADIIVVTHGQASDPFWSVVKNGVAEAGKDMGAKVDYRAPETFDMVAMSQLIDAAVNQKPEGLVVSIPDADALGPSIQKAVAAGIPVISINSGSDVSKKLGALLHVGQSEYDAGKAAGEKLKAMGGKKGLCVNQEVGNVALDQRCKGVTDGFGAVTVLPTSADPADVKAKVKAALASDPTIDSIITLNASLAGEPAVAAVGESGMDGKVHVATFDLSAGFLKEVADGKAAFAIDQQQFLQGYLPVVFLALHSKYGLMPGGNVPSGPNLVTKDTAAQVVDLSAKGIR from the coding sequence ATGAAGCTGAAATTCAAGGCGATGCTTGCCGCCACGGCACTGGCCGTGTCCGCCGTCGCTGCCCATGCCGACATCATCGTCGTCACCCACGGCCAGGCTTCCGATCCGTTCTGGTCGGTGGTCAAGAACGGCGTCGCCGAGGCCGGCAAGGACATGGGCGCCAAGGTCGATTACCGCGCGCCGGAAACCTTCGACATGGTGGCGATGTCCCAGCTGATCGACGCCGCCGTCAACCAGAAGCCCGAGGGGCTGGTGGTCTCGATTCCCGACGCCGACGCGCTCGGTCCGTCGATCCAGAAGGCCGTCGCCGCCGGCATTCCCGTCATCTCGATCAATTCGGGATCGGACGTCTCGAAGAAGCTCGGCGCACTGCTGCATGTCGGCCAGAGCGAGTATGACGCCGGCAAGGCGGCGGGCGAGAAGCTCAAGGCGATGGGCGGCAAGAAGGGCCTCTGCGTCAACCAGGAAGTCGGCAACGTCGCGCTCGACCAGCGCTGCAAGGGCGTTACGGACGGCTTCGGCGCCGTGACGGTCCTGCCGACCTCGGCCGACCCGGCCGACGTCAAGGCCAAGGTGAAGGCGGCGCTCGCCTCCGACCCGACCATTGACTCGATCATCACGTTGAATGCCTCGCTCGCCGGCGAGCCGGCCGTCGCCGCCGTCGGCGAATCCGGCATGGACGGCAAGGTGCATGTCGCGACCTTCGACCTTTCGGCCGGCTTCCTGAAGGAAGTCGCCGACGGCAAGGCCGCCTTCGCCATCGACCAGCAGCAGTTCCTGCAGGGCTACCTGCCGGTGGTGTTCCTGGCGCTGCACAGCAAATACGGCCTGATGCCGGGCGGCAACGTCCCCTCGGGCCCCAATCTGGTGACCAAGGATACGGCCGCCCAGGTCGTCGACCTGTCGGCCAAGGGCATCCGCTGA
- the iolG gene encoding inositol 2-dehydrogenase produces MTVRLGLLGAGRIGKVHAGAIAANKGARLVAVADAFPDAAKALAASTGAEVREADAILNAGDIDAVLITTPTDLHATMIEQAARAGKAIFCEKPIDLDVARVKACLAVVAETKALLMVGFNRRFDPNFMEVRRQIDAGTIGKVEMVSITSRDPGPPPADYILRSGGLFRDMTIHDFDMARFLLGEEPVSVFASASVLVDPEIGKLGDFDSASVVLTTKSGRIAQISNSRRASYGYDQRIEVHGSKGLVSAENLRATNVEIANGDGYRREPLLNFFMTRYTEAYRNEIAAFIAALEGGTQVTPSGEDGWKALVLADAALQSVKEKRAIAVSI; encoded by the coding sequence ATGACCGTGAGACTGGGACTTCTGGGCGCCGGCCGCATCGGCAAGGTGCATGCCGGGGCGATCGCCGCCAACAAGGGCGCGCGGCTCGTCGCCGTCGCCGACGCCTTCCCGGACGCCGCGAAGGCGCTGGCCGCGTCGACCGGCGCCGAGGTGCGCGAGGCAGATGCGATCCTGAACGCTGGGGATATCGACGCCGTGCTGATCACGACGCCGACCGATCTGCACGCAACAATGATCGAGCAGGCGGCGCGGGCCGGCAAGGCGATCTTCTGCGAGAAGCCGATCGATCTCGACGTCGCCCGCGTCAAGGCATGCCTCGCCGTCGTGGCCGAGACGAAGGCGCTGTTGATGGTCGGCTTCAACCGCCGATTCGACCCCAATTTCATGGAGGTCCGGCGCCAGATCGATGCCGGCACGATCGGCAAGGTCGAGATGGTATCGATCACCTCGCGCGATCCGGGCCCGCCGCCGGCCGACTATATCCTCCGCTCCGGCGGGCTGTTCCGCGACATGACGATCCACGATTTCGACATGGCGCGCTTCCTGCTCGGCGAGGAGCCGGTCAGCGTCTTCGCTTCGGCCTCCGTGCTGGTCGATCCGGAGATTGGCAAGCTCGGCGATTTCGACAGCGCCTCCGTCGTGTTGACGACGAAATCCGGCCGCATCGCGCAGATCTCGAACTCGCGCCGCGCCAGCTATGGCTATGACCAGCGTATCGAAGTGCATGGCTCGAAGGGACTGGTCAGCGCCGAAAACCTCCGCGCCACCAATGTTGAGATCGCCAATGGCGACGGCTATCGCCGCGAGCCGCTGCTGAACTTCTTCATGACCCGCTACACCGAAGCCTATCGCAACGAGATCGCCGCCTTCATCGCCGCGCTCGAAGGCGGCACGCAGGTCACGCCCTCGGGCGAGGATGGCTGGAAGGCGCTGGTCCTCGCCGACGCGGCGCTGCAATCGGTCAAGGAGAAGCGGGCGATCGCGGTCTCGATCTGA
- a CDS encoding MurR/RpiR family transcriptional regulator, with product MTSDDNDALPPRDFWSLRNRMVSRKDTLPKRLAQVAIYAVANPDDVAFGTAASIAEKAEVQPSTLVRFAQAFGYQGFSDLQAVFQDRLRDRTSNYSERLSSLRSHVAGDSKSATLFSGFCKAAERSVGSLRERVQVSQIDEAAALLARAETIYLIGQRRSFPVTSYMSYAFGKLGVKSILVGSAQGNDPETLSFATPRDAAIAISFTPYASATLNYARQINEGGTPLVVITDSPFSPLIPKLGVWFEVVEADYEGFRSLSASMALAMTLTVAVAEARRGG from the coding sequence ATGACGAGTGACGACAACGACGCCTTGCCGCCCCGGGACTTCTGGAGCCTGCGCAACCGGATGGTGAGCCGCAAGGACACGCTGCCGAAGCGGCTGGCGCAGGTGGCGATCTACGCCGTCGCCAACCCGGACGACGTCGCCTTCGGCACGGCGGCCAGCATCGCCGAGAAGGCGGAAGTGCAGCCCTCGACCCTCGTCCGCTTCGCGCAAGCCTTTGGCTACCAAGGTTTTTCCGACCTGCAGGCGGTGTTCCAGGACCGGCTCCGCGATCGCACCTCGAACTATTCGGAGCGCCTCTCGTCGCTCCGGTCGCATGTCGCTGGCGACAGCAAATCGGCCACGCTGTTCTCCGGCTTCTGCAAGGCGGCGGAACGTTCCGTCGGCTCGCTGCGCGAGCGCGTGCAGGTATCGCAGATCGATGAAGCCGCCGCCCTGCTCGCCCGCGCCGAGACCATCTACCTGATCGGCCAGCGCCGCTCCTTCCCGGTCACCTCCTATATGAGCTACGCCTTCGGCAAGCTCGGCGTGAAGTCGATCCTGGTCGGCTCGGCCCAGGGCAACGACCCGGAGACCCTTTCCTTCGCCACGCCGCGCGACGCGGCCATCGCCATCTCCTTCACGCCCTACGCTTCGGCGACCCTCAATTATGCCCGCCAGATCAACGAGGGCGGCACGCCGCTCGTCGTCATCACCGACAGCCCGTTCAGCCCGCTGATCCCCAAGCTCGGCGTCTGGTTCGAGGTGGTCGAGGCCGACTATGAGGGCTTCCGCTCGCTGTCCGCCTCGATGGCGCTCGCCATGACGCTGACCGTCGCCGTCGCCGAAGCGCGTCGCGGGGGATGA
- the iolD gene encoding 3D-(3,5/4)-trihydroxycyclohexane-1,2-dione acylhydrolase (decyclizing) encodes MTTIRLTMAQALTRFLSRQKTVIGGQTVPIFGGVWAIFGHGNVAGIGEALYQRRDDLPTFRAHNEQGMAHAAIAYAKANFRRRMMAVTSSIGPGATNMVTACALAHVNRLPVLFLPGDVFANRRPDPVLQQVEDFGDGTITANDVFRPVSRYFDRITRPEQIIPALERAMAVLTDPADCGPVTLSLCQDVQAEAYDYPEAFFAERVWTSRRVRPSEDELAAAIAALSKAEKPLIIAGGGVLYSGATETLRAFAEAHRIPVAETQAGKSSLPAAHPLNMGSIGVTGTSAANALAEEADLILAVGTRLQDFTTGSWALFQNHRRTIIGLNTQAFDAAKHRALPLVADALAGLKEIALGIGAYAAPDAWTKKAESGRTGWFEAADKATAPTNADFPSDGQVIGAVQRALGADATVVCAAGGLPGELHKLWQAGAPGSYHLEYGYSTMGYEIAGGLGVKMAKPQEEVVVLVGDGSYLMLNSEIATSVMLGLRLTIVVLDNAGYGCINRLQMATGGANFNNLLKDAKHEVLPAIDFVAHAASLGAIAQKVSSIADLEASLADAVKNDRTTVLVIDTDPLVTTQEGGHWWDVAVPEVSPRQQVNAAREAYEKAIEAQRALD; translated from the coding sequence ATGACCACCATCCGTCTGACCATGGCGCAGGCGCTGACGCGCTTTCTCAGCCGCCAGAAGACCGTGATCGGCGGCCAGACCGTGCCGATCTTCGGCGGCGTCTGGGCGATCTTCGGCCATGGCAACGTCGCCGGCATCGGCGAGGCGCTCTACCAGCGCCGCGACGACCTGCCGACGTTTCGCGCCCATAACGAGCAAGGCATGGCCCACGCGGCGATCGCCTATGCCAAGGCCAATTTCCGCCGCCGCATGATGGCGGTGACGAGCTCGATCGGCCCCGGCGCCACCAACATGGTGACGGCCTGCGCGCTGGCGCATGTGAACCGCCTGCCCGTGCTGTTCCTGCCCGGCGACGTCTTCGCCAACCGCCGGCCCGATCCCGTGCTGCAGCAGGTCGAGGATTTTGGCGACGGCACCATTACCGCCAACGACGTGTTCCGGCCCGTCTCGCGCTATTTCGACCGCATCACGCGGCCGGAGCAGATCATCCCGGCGCTCGAGCGCGCCATGGCCGTGCTGACCGACCCGGCCGATTGCGGGCCGGTGACGTTGTCGCTCTGCCAGGACGTGCAGGCGGAGGCGTATGATTATCCCGAAGCCTTCTTCGCCGAACGGGTCTGGACGTCGCGCCGCGTCCGCCCCTCCGAGGACGAGCTGGCGGCGGCGATAGCTGCGCTCTCCAAGGCCGAGAAGCCGCTGATCATCGCCGGCGGCGGCGTGCTCTATTCCGGCGCGACCGAGACGCTGCGCGCCTTCGCCGAAGCGCACCGGATCCCGGTTGCCGAGACACAGGCGGGCAAATCCTCGCTGCCGGCCGCCCATCCGCTCAACATGGGCTCGATCGGCGTCACCGGCACCTCGGCCGCCAACGCGCTCGCCGAGGAAGCCGATCTGATCCTCGCCGTCGGCACGAGGCTGCAGGATTTCACCACCGGTTCCTGGGCGCTGTTCCAGAACCATCGCAGGACCATCATCGGCCTCAACACGCAGGCCTTCGACGCCGCCAAGCACCGGGCGCTGCCGCTCGTCGCCGACGCGCTGGCGGGGCTCAAGGAAATCGCGCTCGGGATCGGCGCCTATGCGGCGCCGGATGCCTGGACGAAGAAGGCCGAAAGCGGCCGGACGGGCTGGTTCGAGGCGGCCGACAAGGCGACCGCCCCGACCAATGCCGACTTCCCCTCCGACGGCCAGGTGATCGGAGCCGTGCAGCGGGCGCTCGGCGCGGACGCGACGGTGGTCTGCGCCGCCGGCGGCCTGCCGGGCGAGTTGCACAAGCTCTGGCAGGCGGGCGCGCCCGGCTCCTACCATCTCGAATATGGCTATTCGACCATGGGCTACGAGATCGCCGGCGGTCTCGGCGTCAAGATGGCGAAGCCTCAGGAAGAGGTCGTCGTCCTGGTCGGTGACGGCTCCTATCTGATGCTGAATTCGGAGATCGCGACCTCGGTGATGCTGGGGCTGCGGCTTACCATCGTCGTGCTCGACAATGCCGGCTATGGCTGCATCAACCGGCTGCAGATGGCGACCGGCGGCGCCAACTTCAACAATCTGCTGAAGGACGCCAAGCACGAGGTCTTGCCGGCGATCGACTTCGTCGCCCATGCGGCGAGCCTCGGCGCCATCGCCCAAAAAGTCTCGTCAATCGCCGATCTCGAGGCGTCGCTGGCCGACGCGGTGAAGAACGACCGCACGACCGTACTGGTGATCGACACCGACCCGCTCGTCACCACGCAGGAAGGCGGCCACTGGTGGGACGTCGCCGTGCCGGAAGTGAGCCCGCGCCAGCAGGTCAACGCGGCGCGCGAGGCCTACGAAAAGGCGATCGAGGCGCAGCGCGCGCTGGATTGA
- a CDS encoding ATP-binding cassette domain-containing protein: protein MATPILEMRDIEKHFGSVVALAGVSISIEAGEVHCLLGDNGAGKSTFIKTMAGVHRLTRGEMFLNGEPVHFTSPRQALDAGIATVYQDLAMIPLMSVTRNFFMGREPVRGIWPFRVMDMGFCDRVTREEMKRIGIDVRDPGQAVGTLSGGERQCVAISRAVYFGAKVLILDEPTSALGVRQTSMVLKYIDMVRKRGLGVVFITHNVRHAMAVGDRFTVLNRGRTLGTAARGEITADELQNLMAGGRELADLSAELGGTV, encoded by the coding sequence ATGGCAACGCCGATCCTGGAAATGCGCGACATCGAGAAGCACTTTGGCTCGGTCGTCGCGCTGGCCGGTGTCTCGATCTCGATCGAGGCCGGCGAGGTTCACTGCCTGCTCGGCGACAACGGCGCCGGCAAGTCGACTTTCATCAAGACGATGGCGGGCGTGCATAGGCTGACCCGCGGCGAGATGTTCCTGAACGGCGAGCCGGTGCATTTCACCAGCCCGCGCCAGGCGCTCGATGCCGGCATAGCGACGGTCTACCAGGACCTCGCCATGATCCCGCTGATGTCGGTGACGCGGAATTTCTTCATGGGGCGCGAGCCGGTGAGGGGCATCTGGCCGTTCCGCGTCATGGACATGGGCTTCTGCGACCGCGTCACCCGCGAGGAGATGAAGCGGATCGGCATCGACGTGCGCGATCCCGGCCAGGCCGTCGGCACGCTCTCCGGCGGCGAGCGCCAGTGCGTGGCGATCTCGCGCGCGGTCTATTTCGGCGCCAAGGTGCTGATCCTCGACGAGCCGACCTCGGCGCTCGGCGTCCGGCAGACCTCCATGGTGCTGAAATATATCGACATGGTGCGCAAGCGCGGTCTCGGCGTCGTGTTCATCACCCACAATGTCCGCCACGCCATGGCCGTCGGCGACCGCTTCACCGTGCTCAATCGCGGTCGCACGCTGGGCACGGCGGCGCGGGGCGAGATCACGGCCGATGAATTGCAGAACCTGATGGCCGGCGGCAGGGAACTCGCCGACCTCTCCGCCGAACTCGGCGGCACGGTCTGA
- a CDS encoding ABC transporter permease, with the protein MTDKNGLIEAAADERLKHASPLTRILRRPELGAVLGLIIVTTFFIAIANPVMFELAGIMNFMAPAAQLGILAIGASLLMVGGEFDLSVGSMVAFAGLIFAASVVTFGLPLPAAIAVTFACAAAIGFFNGQLVIRTGLPSFIVTLAFLFVLRGLSLVGLKWATGGATQLRGVREAATSTPLDAFIYRLFAGDAFEGLFAWLAARDWIAKFPNGQPKVTGVPVEILWFIGLAALAAVVLSRTRYGNWIFASGGDPNAARNSGVPTRRVKTSLFVVTACCAALVAILTVLDAGSTDARRGFQKEFEAIIAAVIGGCLLTGGYGSVVGAAVGAVIFGMVLIGLTYTNIDQDWYLVFLGGMLLMAVFFNNIIRKRVTGER; encoded by the coding sequence ATGACCGACAAAAACGGCCTGATCGAAGCCGCGGCGGACGAGCGGCTGAAACACGCCTCGCCGCTGACGCGGATCCTTCGGCGTCCGGAGCTCGGGGCCGTGCTCGGCCTCATCATCGTCACGACATTTTTCATCGCGATCGCCAATCCGGTGATGTTCGAGCTTGCCGGCATCATGAACTTCATGGCGCCGGCGGCGCAGCTCGGCATCCTGGCGATCGGCGCCTCGCTGCTGATGGTCGGCGGCGAGTTCGATCTGTCCGTCGGATCGATGGTCGCCTTTGCCGGCCTGATCTTCGCGGCCAGCGTCGTCACCTTCGGCCTGCCGCTGCCGGCAGCGATCGCCGTGACGTTCGCGTGCGCCGCGGCAATCGGCTTCTTCAACGGCCAGCTCGTCATCCGCACCGGCCTGCCGAGCTTCATCGTCACGCTCGCCTTCCTGTTCGTCTTGCGCGGGCTTTCGCTGGTCGGGCTCAAATGGGCGACGGGCGGTGCGACGCAGCTGCGCGGCGTGCGCGAGGCGGCGACGAGCACCCCCCTCGACGCCTTCATCTACCGGCTCTTCGCCGGCGATGCCTTCGAGGGCCTGTTCGCCTGGCTCGCGGCGCGTGACTGGATCGCCAAGTTTCCGAACGGCCAGCCCAAGGTGACCGGCGTGCCGGTCGAGATCCTCTGGTTCATCGGGCTGGCCGCGCTCGCCGCCGTCGTGCTGTCGCGCACGCGCTACGGCAACTGGATCTTCGCGTCTGGCGGCGATCCGAACGCGGCGCGAAATTCCGGCGTGCCGACGCGGCGCGTGAAGACCTCGCTGTTCGTGGTGACGGCCTGCTGCGCGGCGCTCGTCGCCATCCTGACGGTGCTTGACGCCGGGTCGACGGATGCCCGTCGCGGCTTCCAGAAGGAGTTCGAGGCGATCATCGCCGCGGTGATCGGCGGCTGCCTGCTGACCGGCGGCTATGGCTCGGTTGTCGGCGCGGCGGTCGGCGCCGTCATCTTCGGCATGGTGCTGATCGGGCTCACCTACACCAATATCGACCAGGACTGGTATCTCGTCTTCCTCGGCGGAATGCTGCTGATGGCGGTGTTCTTCAACAACATCATCCGCAAGCGCGTGACGGGAGAGCGGTGA